One window from the genome of Pseudanabaena yagii GIHE-NHR1 encodes:
- a CDS encoding phycobilisome rod-core linker polypeptide, with amino-acid sequence MAIPLLEYAPASQNSRVAGFTVGGDETPRIYTTNNLLSKTELDDLIEAAYRQIFFHAFAVDREVTLESQLRSGNLTVRQFVRGLVLSNTYRTSFYEKNSNYRFVEQTVQRVLGRDVYSEREKIAWSAVVMTKGIEGFIDALINSDEYLEAFGDDTLPYQRRRILPSQSVGERPFNIKSPRYDAYHRAQLGFPQIIWQNQVRGYTPADRKPQAGDPALFLNLARSLNIPASAGRLVSAQNLDYEKLVPYRKS; translated from the coding sequence GTGGCGATTCCTTTATTAGAATACGCTCCAGCATCGCAAAATTCTCGCGTCGCTGGCTTTACAGTAGGTGGTGATGAAACACCTCGCATCTACACTACTAATAACTTGCTCTCTAAAACTGAGCTAGATGATTTGATCGAAGCTGCATATCGTCAAATTTTCTTCCATGCTTTTGCTGTAGATCGCGAAGTTACCTTAGAATCGCAATTGCGTTCTGGAAACCTCACCGTTAGACAGTTTGTGCGTGGTTTAGTGCTCTCTAACACCTATAGAACCAGCTTCTATGAAAAAAACAGCAACTATCGCTTCGTAGAGCAAACTGTACAGCGCGTTCTTGGTCGTGACGTTTACAGCGAACGTGAAAAAATTGCTTGGTCAGCAGTAGTTATGACCAAGGGTATTGAAGGCTTTATCGATGCACTCATCAACAGTGACGAGTATCTTGAAGCATTTGGTGATGACACATTGCCTTACCAACGTCGTCGGATTCTACCTAGCCAATCCGTTGGTGAAAGACCCTTCAACATCAAATCTCCTCGCTACGATGCTTACCATCGTGCACAGTTGGGCTTCCCTCAAATCATTTGGCAAAATCAAGTTCGTGGCTATACCCCTGCCGACAGAAAGCCACAAGCAGGCGATCCAGCTTTGTTCTTGAACTTAGCTCGTAGCCTCAATATTCCTGCATCTGCTGGAAGACTGGTCTCCGCTCAAAATCTTGATTACGAAAAGCTAGTTCCTTACCGCAAGAGCTAA
- a CDS encoding phycobiliprotein lyase, with amino-acid sequence MDIHQFLELFVGRWRSQRSDHQFGQENGNDGRSLLEINTLSEDDPDLIAICQKYDIDPHTAQHAVRTSWEEESLSSIKPKGSAVIVPVPNPDSPHKGLILSGQGKGIYEFAQDESLTIHTVTSQGVIEERIWYGNPNLRFRVTTLSQGNNAGDRRIQSSKFYSEIRISPAKQ; translated from the coding sequence ATGGATATTCATCAATTTCTCGAACTCTTTGTCGGTCGTTGGCGATCGCAACGCAGCGATCATCAATTTGGTCAAGAAAATGGTAATGATGGTCGCTCTTTATTGGAAATCAATACACTAAGTGAGGATGATCCTGACTTAATCGCAATTTGCCAAAAATATGACATTGATCCGCATACCGCTCAACATGCTGTCAGGACATCATGGGAAGAAGAGTCATTAAGCAGCATTAAACCGAAAGGCAGTGCTGTAATCGTCCCAGTACCAAATCCTGACTCCCCACACAAGGGCTTGATTTTAAGTGGGCAAGGCAAAGGTATCTATGAGTTCGCGCAAGATGAGTCCTTGACCATTCACACCGTAACATCGCAAGGGGTAATCGAAGAACGCATTTGGTACGGAAATCCAAATCTGCGCTTCCGCGTGACTACTCTGTCGCAGGGTAACAATGCAGGCGATCGCCGCATTCAATCATCCAAGTTTTATTCAGAGATTCGCATTTCTCCAGCTAAACAATAA
- a CDS encoding alpha/beta fold hydrolase encodes MTFAYRKFADRFWTWRGYEIGYCAEGLAKNLDSPALVLIHGFGASVGHWRKNVPVLAECHRVYAIDLVGFGSSAQPKPSELAYTFETWGQQIADFVREVVGDRAILVGNSIGAVVAMQAAIYAPELITKTVLINCSLRLLQEQNQLAMPWFKRVGVKAVQNILGVRAIAKLFFDQVRQPKSVRQILSQAYIHSEAITDELIEILVKPAQNTNAVDVFMAFVRYSQGPRPEDLLAILPCEAIVLWGDRDPWEPITLGRESFTKFACVKEFIDIPNAGHCPQDEVPDVVNDILLKIAAA; translated from the coding sequence ATGACTTTTGCATATCGTAAGTTCGCCGATCGCTTTTGGACGTGGCGAGGCTATGAGATTGGTTATTGTGCTGAAGGATTAGCGAAAAATTTAGATAGCCCTGCACTTGTCTTAATCCATGGTTTCGGGGCATCAGTGGGGCATTGGCGAAAAAATGTCCCAGTTTTGGCGGAATGTCATAGGGTCTATGCGATCGATCTGGTCGGGTTTGGATCTTCGGCACAACCAAAACCTAGTGAGCTAGCCTATACCTTTGAAACTTGGGGACAACAGATTGCTGATTTTGTGCGCGAGGTAGTAGGCGATCGCGCCATCCTTGTTGGCAATTCGATCGGTGCAGTGGTTGCTATGCAAGCCGCGATCTATGCTCCTGAGTTAATCACTAAAACTGTATTAATTAATTGTTCCTTGCGGCTATTGCAAGAACAAAATCAATTGGCGATGCCTTGGTTTAAGCGTGTCGGTGTGAAGGCCGTCCAAAATATTTTGGGTGTGCGGGCGATCGCCAAATTATTTTTCGATCAAGTGCGCCAACCAAAATCAGTGCGCCAAATTTTGTCGCAAGCTTATATTCACTCAGAAGCGATTACTGATGAATTAATTGAAATATTAGTGAAGCCCGCTCAAAATACCAATGCTGTAGATGTGTTTATGGCGTTTGTGCGCTATTCACAAGGCCCCAGACCAGAGGATTTGTTGGCAATTTTGCCCTGTGAGGCGATTGTCTTGTGGGGCGATCGCGATCCTTGGGAACCGATCACATTGGGGCGCGAGTCTTTTACGAAATTTGCCTGTGTTAAAGAATTTATTGATATTCCCAATGCAGGGCATTGTCCGCAGGATGAAGTGCCAGATGTAGTTAATGATATTTTGCTAAAAATAGCGGCTGCATAA
- a CDS encoding ABC transporter permease, producing the protein MTVSNPPESKQRTSKRLKWLEPFALLFPSGFWLVSFLLVPTIFIFIQSLVPLGKTEFGIDNYLRVFEYVGGNFIYLTVVWRSLLYAVITTGFCLILGFPVAYWLAVIAPKRWRNILLLLFVLPLWTSSLLRSYAWITILRPTGVLNTFLNFIGLSGINVLNKAEGVIIGMVYTYLPYMVLVLYTSLERLDLRLLEAAADLGANSKQTFWQITVPQVSSGIIAGTALVSISSFSDYINPQLLGGPGSRTIASIIELQFLGASSNRGFGSAISMVLILAVTIVIALLIKYGDRRVVSDS; encoded by the coding sequence ATGACAGTAAGTAATCCTCCTGAATCTAAGCAACGAACATCTAAGCGACTGAAATGGCTTGAGCCTTTTGCCCTACTTTTCCCAAGTGGCTTTTGGCTCGTTTCATTTTTACTCGTCCCCACGATTTTTATTTTTATTCAGAGTCTTGTCCCCCTTGGTAAAACTGAGTTTGGCATAGACAACTATCTGAGAGTCTTCGAGTACGTTGGTGGTAACTTCATTTATCTAACCGTCGTATGGCGATCGCTACTTTATGCAGTAATTACCACAGGCTTTTGCCTCATCTTAGGTTTTCCTGTGGCTTACTGGCTAGCGGTGATCGCACCTAAGCGTTGGCGCAATATCTTATTACTATTATTTGTGCTGCCTCTGTGGACTTCATCTTTATTGAGATCCTATGCTTGGATTACAATTTTGCGACCAACGGGCGTTTTAAACACCTTTCTCAACTTCATTGGACTCTCAGGAATCAATGTCTTAAATAAGGCCGAGGGTGTAATCATTGGCATGGTCTATACCTATTTGCCCTATATGGTTTTAGTGCTTTATACCTCGCTGGAACGTCTTGATCTGCGTCTACTCGAAGCAGCGGCCGACCTTGGGGCAAACTCCAAGCAGACTTTTTGGCAAATTACAGTACCGCAAGTGTCCTCAGGCATTATTGCAGGAACGGCTCTAGTATCCATTTCTAGCTTTAGCGATTACATTAATCCCCAGCTATTAGGAGGGCCAGGTAGTCGCACGATCGCCTCAATCATTGAGTTGCAATTTTTAGGCGCAAGCAGTAACCGAGGTTTTGGATCAGCAATTAGCATGGTGCTGATTCTTGCTGTCACCATTGTGATAGCCCTGCTAATTAAATATGGCGATCGCCGCGTAGTCAGTGATAGCTAA
- a CDS encoding STAS domain-containing protein, translating to MTHSSFLQDELKIVEQIDGDQVILKLNGALSVTTVPYFRQAVQPFIDQKLAAIVLDFEGVTKIVSRGVGAAIDMAVQAKKQGGKLRLENVGKYGRSLYIQGVHLVAEVPELEGFEP from the coding sequence ATGACTCATTCCTCATTTTTACAAGATGAACTCAAGATCGTTGAACAAATTGATGGCGATCAAGTTATTCTCAAACTGAATGGTGCTTTGAGCGTAACCACTGTTCCATATTTTAGACAAGCAGTACAGCCATTTATTGATCAGAAGTTGGCAGCAATCGTTTTGGATTTTGAAGGTGTTACCAAGATTGTCAGTAGAGGCGTAGGTGCGGCGATCGACATGGCAGTGCAAGCCAAAAAGCAAGGTGGTAAACTACGCTTAGAGAATGTTGGCAAGTATGGTCGTTCTCTATATATTCAAGGTGTACATCTCGTTGCCGAAGTACCTGAACTAGAAGGTTTTGAACCATAA
- a CDS encoding ATP-binding protein, with protein sequence MSEKPLKLRISIPPVEGIEDIPIAAVEVLATKMGFSPNAVQDIVQALTEALVNAVLYSTSDLDVEVVVFAAHTSLVLEVHDRGSGFDVDSVPPPDFDLISEIGVKNGGFGIHMIKALVDKVEIESTDQGTTVRMSKFLSIPKPILQP encoded by the coding sequence ATGAGTGAGAAGCCTTTAAAGCTGCGAATCTCAATTCCACCCGTTGAGGGAATCGAGGACATTCCCATCGCGGCAGTCGAAGTACTCGCTACAAAAATGGGGTTTAGTCCTAATGCTGTGCAAGACATCGTACAAGCTCTTACGGAAGCTTTAGTGAATGCGGTTCTTTACAGTACATCAGACCTTGACGTGGAGGTTGTTGTTTTCGCAGCGCATACCAGCCTAGTTTTAGAAGTGCATGATCGTGGCTCTGGCTTTGATGTTGATAGTGTGCCTCCGCCTGATTTTGATTTGATATCCGAGATTGGTGTCAAAAACGGCGGTTTCGGCATACATATGATCAAAGCATTGGTCGATAAGGTAGAAATCGAATCTACCGATCAAGGTACAACTGTCCGTATGAGTAAGTTTTTGTCTATCCCCAAACCCATTCTCCAACCATGA
- a CDS encoding helix-hairpin-helix domain-containing protein — protein MKIVGRKSLGLQAVFDIGLAQDHNFLLDKGYIASNCFNKSHSVAYGYVTYQTAYLKANYPVEYMAALLSSVSGDQDKVQRYIANCRSMGIQVLPPDVNSSGEDFTPRGQQILFGLAAIKNLGAGPIAAILQARQQDGDFTSLADLCSRLDSRSLNKKALEALIQTGALDLLEPNRHQLMNDLDITMEWASRRAKELASGQGNLFDFFGESSNTKTFDTAPTTNRVQDYSSQEKLRMEKELLGFYISDHPLSVISRSARVMAPINLCDIPDSSETKTVTAIALILDIKAVTTKKGDQMAILQLEDLTGSTEAVVFPKTFDKVKHLLEKDKRVMVWGKIDRRDEQTQLIIDNMQPIEAVRMVRVELTREQASDRQVLQQLKTALNPNPSYSNSNQGNSNYGRNEPDTSAKIPVIAAIEYMPKLVRLGNQFWVEDEETAVKALQQAGFKASYDALVTK, from the coding sequence ATGAAAATCGTTGGTCGTAAATCACTAGGGTTACAAGCTGTTTTTGATATCGGCTTAGCGCAGGATCACAATTTTCTGCTGGATAAGGGCTATATTGCCTCCAATTGCTTTAATAAATCCCATAGTGTCGCCTATGGCTATGTCACCTACCAGACTGCATATCTAAAGGCAAACTATCCTGTCGAATATATGGCAGCCCTTTTGTCTTCAGTCAGTGGTGATCAAGACAAGGTACAGCGCTATATTGCCAACTGTCGCAGCATGGGGATTCAGGTATTGCCCCCTGATGTAAATAGTTCTGGGGAAGACTTTACACCTCGTGGACAGCAAATTTTATTTGGCTTGGCGGCAATTAAAAATCTTGGTGCAGGACCGATCGCCGCAATTCTACAAGCTAGACAGCAGGATGGAGATTTTACCTCGCTAGCTGATTTATGTAGCCGCCTTGATTCGCGATCGCTCAATAAGAAAGCTTTAGAAGCATTGATCCAAACTGGGGCGTTAGATTTGCTAGAGCCAAATCGTCATCAGTTGATGAATGATCTTGATATCACGATGGAATGGGCATCACGCCGCGCCAAAGAGCTAGCATCAGGTCAGGGCAATCTGTTTGATTTCTTTGGCGAAAGTAGTAATACTAAGACCTTCGACACTGCTCCTACAACTAATCGTGTTCAGGACTATTCCTCTCAAGAAAAGCTACGGATGGAAAAGGAATTACTCGGTTTCTATATTTCCGATCATCCCCTTAGTGTCATCAGTCGTTCGGCGAGGGTAATGGCTCCGATTAATCTTTGCGATATTCCTGATTCCTCAGAAACTAAAACCGTTACAGCGATCGCATTGATTCTTGATATCAAAGCTGTAACTACCAAAAAAGGCGATCAGATGGCAATTTTGCAACTCGAAGATCTCACAGGTAGTACTGAAGCTGTCGTGTTCCCCAAGACCTTTGATAAGGTCAAGCATCTCTTAGAAAAGGATAAACGGGTGATGGTGTGGGGCAAGATTGATCGTCGCGATGAACAAACGCAATTAATTATTGACAATATGCAGCCGATTGAGGCGGTAAGAATGGTGCGGGTCGAGCTAACTCGTGAACAGGCTAGCGATCGCCAAGTCTTGCAGCAACTCAAAACTGCCTTAAATCCTAATCCTAGCTATAGCAACTCTAACCAAGGCAATTCCAACTACGGCAGAAATGAACCTGATACTTCTGCCAAAATCCCTGTAATTGCAGCGATCGAATATATGCCAAAGCTAGTGCGCCTAGGCAATCAATTCTGGGTCGAAGATGAAGAAACTGCCGTTAAAGCTTTACAGCAAGCAGGATTTAAAGCTAGTTACGATGCACTAGTTACTAAGTAA
- a CDS encoding ABC transporter permease, translated as MANAINVPPIKRWQTWYMLLAFFYMYLPIGVLTIFSFNKSPSPSQWAGFSLDWYAKFLQNEILRAALKNSLSIALASVSVSAVLGTLTAVGLARYYFPGKSLYRGVTYLPLIVPDIAIAVATLVFFAAIKLPLSLGTIVIAHIVFCLAYVAVVVSSRLASIDPKLEEAALDLGATPVQAFLRVLLPQLLPGILSGCLLAFILSMDDFVIAYFTAGVGSTTLPIAIFSSLRSGGVTPELNALSVLLILASASIAAIAEAIRSWGTHD; from the coding sequence ATGGCTAACGCAATAAACGTCCCTCCAATCAAGCGATGGCAAACTTGGTACATGCTACTTGCCTTCTTTTACATGTACTTGCCCATCGGCGTTCTCACCATTTTTAGCTTTAATAAATCCCCATCCCCTTCACAATGGGCAGGCTTTAGTCTGGACTGGTACGCCAAATTCCTTCAAAACGAAATATTAAGAGCAGCATTAAAAAACAGTCTCAGCATCGCCCTAGCTTCTGTGTCCGTATCAGCAGTATTAGGAACCCTCACCGCAGTTGGTTTAGCCCGATATTATTTCCCTGGCAAGAGCCTCTATCGAGGAGTCACCTATTTACCCCTTATCGTGCCTGATATTGCGATCGCGGTAGCAACCCTCGTATTTTTTGCAGCGATTAAACTCCCACTAAGCCTTGGCACAATTGTAATCGCGCATATTGTTTTTTGCCTAGCCTATGTTGCAGTGGTAGTCTCCAGTCGCCTTGCTAGCATTGATCCCAAGCTCGAAGAAGCTGCCCTTGACCTCGGTGCTACCCCAGTCCAAGCATTTTTGCGCGTACTCCTACCACAACTTTTACCTGGTATTTTGTCAGGCTGTCTCCTTGCCTTTATTCTCAGCATGGATGATTTTGTGATCGCCTATTTCACCGCAGGCGTTGGCTCAACCACATTGCCGATCGCTATTTTTTCATCCCTGCGGAGTGGTGGTGTCACCCCTGAGTTAAATGCTCTCAGCGTCTTGCTAATCCTTGCCTCAGCCTCAATTGCCGCGATCGCTGAAGCGATTAGAAGTTGGGGAACTCATGATTAA